In the Mesotoga infera genome, one interval contains:
- a CDS encoding ABC transporter ATP-binding protein, giving the protein MANIVELKDIKKVYGTVVKTEVLHGVDLEIEESSFLSIVGQSGSGKSTLMNIMGTLDQPSSGEIKIAGKQTNKMNKNELASVRNETIGFIFQFHYLLPEFTAFENVILPYRIKGLKPSKEIMERAKELMDVVEISKVRNNLAPNMSGGQQQRTAIARALINNPKIILADEPTGNLDSDTSAKVFSLMRDLNKRYGTTFVIITHDRRIAEETDRIVEIRDGNIFNDIKR; this is encoded by the coding sequence ATGGCTAACATAGTCGAGCTTAAGGATATTAAAAAGGTCTACGGAACGGTTGTGAAGACAGAAGTTCTTCACGGTGTGGATCTTGAAATCGAAGAGTCGTCGTTTCTTTCGATAGTCGGACAGTCCGGAAGCGGTAAATCCACACTCATGAACATTATGGGCACTCTGGATCAGCCCTCTAGCGGTGAAATAAAAATCGCAGGCAAACAGACAAACAAAATGAACAAGAACGAACTCGCAAGTGTTAGAAATGAGACTATTGGATTCATATTCCAGTTTCATTATCTGCTTCCCGAGTTCACTGCCTTCGAAAACGTAATCCTTCCTTACAGAATTAAGGGTCTTAAACCTTCGAAGGAAATTATGGAAAGGGCGAAGGAACTAATGGATGTCGTTGAAATCAGCAAGGTTAGGAACAATCTGGCTCCAAACATGTCGGGAGGCCAACAGCAAAGAACCGCAATCGCAAGGGCACTTATCAACAATCCGAAGATTATACTTGCGGATGAACCTACGGGCAATCTCGACTCTGATACTTCGGCGAAGGTCTTCAGCCTCATGCGTGATCTCAACAAGAGATACGGAACAACATTCGTAATAATTACTCACGATAGAAGAATCGCAGAAGAGACAGACAGGATAGTTGAAATCAGAGACGGCAACATCTTTAATGACATAAAGAGATGA
- a CDS encoding cobalamin-binding protein, with the protein MNDIKSGFADALDSQDKEKAILLCVEALESGSIEVIDLYLDILAPTLRDWECDYIGDRLCIWKEHIRSSIVRTVLECCFPYILKKIRDNGSEKNDQTVAVLCPPEEYHEIGARMISDIFTIAGYNSIFVGANTPLDTFLEAAKKLSLSYVAISVSNYYNLINTRRMISRIKEAGGKSRVVVGGNAFEKNPDYWKEVGADIFLKDPREILALGKCDVK; encoded by the coding sequence TTGAACGATATCAAAAGCGGTTTCGCCGATGCTCTCGATTCCCAGGATAAGGAAAAAGCCATATTGCTCTGCGTGGAGGCACTAGAATCGGGAAGTATTGAAGTGATTGACTTGTATTTGGATATACTTGCGCCAACCCTAAGAGACTGGGAGTGTGACTATATAGGTGACAGACTGTGCATATGGAAAGAGCACATTAGAAGCTCGATCGTCAGAACAGTTTTGGAATGCTGCTTCCCCTACATTTTGAAGAAGATAAGAGACAATGGATCAGAAAAGAATGATCAGACAGTGGCAGTACTCTGCCCGCCTGAAGAGTATCATGAGATCGGAGCAAGAATGATTTCGGACATCTTCACTATCGCCGGGTACAATTCCATATTCGTCGGAGCAAATACCCCGCTAGACACCTTCCTTGAGGCTGCGAAAAAACTGAGTCTATCGTACGTTGCGATTAGTGTTTCAAACTACTACAACCTAATAAACACACGAAGGATGATTTCGCGAATTAAAGAAGCCGGCGGGAAATCGAGAGTTGTTGTAGGTGGAAATGCATTCGAGAAAAATCCAGACTACTGGAAGGAAGTCGGTGCAGATATCTTCCTGAAAGATCCGAGAGAGATTCTAGCTCTGGGGAAGTGTGATGTAAAATGA
- a CDS encoding aldo/keto reductase: protein MIYRTLANTEAEIPAVGLGTWEVGGRDIPDKSRDREHIETISRAIELGYTHIDTAEYYGGGHTEELVGEAISIFSREELFITSKVWPSHLQRDELHEALDGTLQRLRTDYLDLYLIHWPNPDVPLEETLSAMSDEVQNGRVRFIGVSNFDTSLLKKAVAVSREPIVNNQVLFNIDDRLAMNELLPYCQHKGITMTAYSPLRRNAVKTSTEKLLKDLASKYSASIQQIMLSWLLGKDGVVVIPKSSKLEHLRSNLEAASIVLDQEDSRVLDSLK from the coding sequence ATGATATATAGAACTCTCGCTAACACAGAAGCAGAAATCCCTGCAGTTGGACTTGGAACATGGGAAGTAGGAGGAAGAGATATCCCCGACAAATCCAGAGACAGGGAACATATTGAAACCATATCAAGAGCAATTGAACTGGGGTACACACACATCGATACGGCTGAGTACTATGGAGGAGGCCATACTGAAGAACTAGTCGGAGAGGCAATATCCATTTTCAGTAGAGAGGAGTTGTTTATCACATCTAAGGTCTGGCCCAGCCATTTGCAAAGGGACGAACTTCACGAAGCGCTCGACGGTACACTGCAAAGACTGAGAACTGACTATCTGGATCTCTACTTGATTCACTGGCCTAATCCTGATGTTCCTCTTGAAGAAACGCTTTCAGCTATGAGCGACGAAGTCCAGAACGGTAGAGTTAGGTTCATTGGTGTATCTAATTTCGATACATCATTATTGAAAAAGGCTGTTGCCGTTTCACGAGAACCAATTGTAAACAATCAGGTTCTTTTCAACATTGACGACAGACTCGCAATGAATGAACTTCTTCCCTACTGCCAGCATAAGGGAATCACGATGACAGCATATTCTCCACTTAGAAGAAATGCTGTGAAAACCTCAACCGAAAAACTGCTCAAGGATCTTGCCAGCAAATACTCCGCTTCCATTCAACAAATAATGCTGTCATGGCTACTGGGGAAAGATGGAGTAGTGGTAATACCAAAGTCATCAAAGCTGGAACACCTTAGATCCAATCTCGAAGCTGCAAGCATTGTCCTCGATCAAGAAGATTCAAGAGTGCTTGATTCACTTAAATAA
- a CDS encoding ABC transporter permease, with amino-acid sequence MRLAFSIAMRFLSSSKTQTLLIVMGIAIGVSVQVFIGSLIQGLQKDLVDTTIGSSSQMTISSPENNKVEDWQGIISDISSLDLPTNLTALSASADVPVFISSGDRTLSVLLRGLQFPESHVIYRTDSRLIDGNLPEGDGEIIIGKGLKDELDVTLGGEITIFTPDRAVEILKVVGVFDLGVASLNKNWLISTIGTAQSVGKLGDTVTSIEMQVSEVFRADENASVITERLSRPALLVTDWKSQNEDLLSGLNGQSVSSIMIQVFVIIAVSLGIASVLAITVVQKSRQIGILKAMGLKDSTTSFVFLFQGLSLGIVGAVVGIAFGILLVIMFSTFAVGTDGEPIIRISLSYGFVMLSALIAIGASTIAAMVPARRSSKLSPVEVIRNG; translated from the coding sequence ATGAGATTGGCTTTTTCGATTGCGATGCGCTTTCTATCTTCCAGCAAGACCCAAACTCTTCTCATAGTAATGGGAATTGCCATAGGTGTTTCCGTTCAGGTATTCATAGGCTCGCTTATCCAGGGACTCCAAAAAGACCTGGTGGATACGACAATCGGAAGCTCTTCGCAGATGACTATCTCCTCTCCGGAAAACAACAAAGTAGAAGACTGGCAAGGCATAATTTCGGATATCTCTTCTCTTGATTTGCCAACAAATCTGACGGCTCTTTCTGCAAGCGCAGATGTTCCTGTCTTCATAAGCAGCGGCGACAGAACCTTATCTGTTCTGCTCCGAGGTCTGCAGTTCCCCGAGTCGCATGTTATTTACAGGACGGATAGTCGCCTCATTGATGGCAACCTTCCTGAAGGCGACGGAGAAATCATTATCGGCAAGGGTCTTAAAGATGAGCTCGATGTGACCCTTGGAGGAGAAATCACAATCTTCACTCCGGATAGAGCAGTTGAGATTCTGAAGGTAGTCGGTGTTTTCGATCTGGGTGTTGCAAGCCTTAACAAGAACTGGCTGATCTCAACAATTGGCACCGCTCAGTCAGTTGGGAAACTTGGTGATACAGTCACATCGATAGAGATGCAGGTGAGTGAGGTCTTCAGAGCCGATGAAAACGCCTCAGTCATTACTGAACGTCTTTCGAGGCCTGCTTTACTTGTCACTGATTGGAAATCTCAGAACGAAGACCTCCTCTCCGGACTGAACGGGCAGAGCGTCTCAAGCATAATGATTCAGGTGTTCGTGATCATAGCCGTTTCCCTTGGAATAGCAAGCGTGCTTGCAATAACTGTAGTCCAGAAGTCAAGGCAGATTGGAATCCTGAAAGCTATGGGCCTTAAGGATTCCACGACGAGTTTCGTTTTTCTCTTTCAGGGACTCTCTCTAGGTATTGTGGGAGCAGTAGTCGGAATTGCATTTGGAATCCTGCTTGTAATAATGTTCTCCACCTTTGCCGTAGGGACTGACGGAGAACCGATCATCAGAATCTCTCTAAGTTATGGGTTTGTAATGTTGTCCGCGCTCATTGCCATTGGCGCTTCAACTATTGCCGCAATGGTGCCAGCCAGAAGATCCTCCAAACTCAGCCCCGTTGAGGTGATACGAAATGGCTAA